The window TGGCCCTGGCCCAGATCTTCAACCGCAACGGCCTCGACCGCCGGGCCCGCTCGGTTGTTCCGTATTCGCACCGCCTGCGCCGCCTGGCCGCCTTCCTCCAGCAGCTGGAGATGGAGAGCAACGGCAAGTCGGTCGGCCCCGACGGCCAGCCGGCCCGGCGCGGCACGGCCACCGTCGTGTTCGGTGACGAGGGCACCAATGTCCAGCACGCCTATTTCCAGTGCATGCACCAGGGCACCGACATCACGCCGATGGAGCTGATCGGCCTGGCCAGGTCCGATGAAGGCCCGGCCGGCCAGCACGAAAAGCTGCTGTCCAACCTGCTGGCCCAGGCCGAGGCCTTCATGGTCGGCCGCAGCACAGACGACGTCCGCGCCGAGCTGGTCGCCAAGGGTGTTCCGGAGGCGGAAATCGCCACCCTGGCCCCGCAGCGCACCTTCGCCGGCAATCGTCCGTCCACCCTGCTGCTGCTCGAGCGCCTGACGCCCCGGACCTTCGGCGCCCTGATCGCCCTCTATGAGCACAAGACCTTCGTTGAGGGCGTGATCTGGGGCATCAACAGCTTCGACCAGTGGGGCGTCGAGCTGGGCAAGGTCATGGCTGGCCGCATCCTGCCAGAGCTGGAAAGCGGCGCCGTGGGTCGCCACGACCCGTCGACGGAGGCGCTGATCGAGCGGCTGAAGGTCTAGTCACTGGCCCCCTACGGGCTGCTTCGCAGCCGTCTTCCCCCGGAGGGGGAAGATGAGTTCGGGCCCACCATCTTCCCCCTCCGGGGGAAGACGATCGCGCAGCGATCCGTAGGGGGCAAGTTCGCGGGGTCAGTGCTCCCGCACCCACCACCCAAGACCGATTGACTCCGGCGCGCCGCGGAGGGAGAACAAAGCAAGAACCAAGGAGCCCTCCATGCCCACCCAACGCCCCCGCCGGCGCGTGCGAACCCGCGTGTGCCCGTTATGAGCCCGCGCAACAGCCGCGCCGGGATCGCCGACCCGGAACGCTTCTTCGACGGCCTGCGCCCGGCCCGCCAGGCCTGTATCGACCAGTTGCGCAACCTGCCGCCCACCGGGCCGCACTATGCGATGATGCGGGTGATCATCGCCGCCCTCGACGTCGCCGCCGAGTTCTTCACCCACCGCCGCGACTTCTTCCTCAGCGCCAGCCCGGACATGCTGGGCAGCCGGGCGGGGCGGGGGGAAGCACCGGAATAAACCCTTCTCCCCTTGCGGGAGAAGGTGGCGGCGAAGCCGACGGATGAGGGGTTGAAAGTCCGACCGGAAAGACCCGCGCGACCCCTCACCCGACCCCGGACCTCGCCGGGGCCACCCTCTCCCGCAAGGGGAGAGGGGATGTGACCGCCCCCGATCGCCCCAGGTCGGAGCCTGCCTTACAGCTCTTTCAGGCTGTGCTGGCCAAGCTTCGGCAGGCTTGCCATCCGCCACCCCTTCCCCCCCGCCGCCCTATCCGCTATAGCCCGCCCGCAATGACCCGCACGCCGCACCATCACGGCCGCCACCACCATCCGACCTCGCCTCGCGGGATCGGCCGGGTCCGCTCGCTCTAGAAGCAAGCCCCCTGCCTGAGCCCCGCCTAGCGGATGGGGCTTTGCTGCAAGCGCCATCCGTCGAAGCCTTTGAGTATCCAAGGACCGACGATGACTGATCCCGTAAAGACCGACGAAGCCCAGACCTTCCGCCCCGAAGCCCGCGCCCCGCGCGGCTTTGCCGACAAGCGGGCCCGCGACCTGCGGGCCGAGCGGGCCATTCTGGAGGCGGTGTCCAAGGTCTATGAGCGGCACGGCTTCGAGGCCCTGGACACCGGGGCCTTTGAATATGCCGACGCGCTGGGCAAGTTCCTGCCCGACAGTGACCGTCCCAATGAGGGCGTCTTTGCCCTGCAGGACGATGACGACCAGTGGATGGCCCTGCGCTACGACCTGACCGCGCCCCTGGCCCGGTTCGCGGCCCAGACCTGGGAGACCCTGCCCAAGCCGTTCCGCCGCTATGCCTATGGGCCGGTGTGGCGCAACGAGAAGCCCGGCCCCGGCCGCTTCCGCGAATTCATCCAGTGCGACGCCGATACCGTGGGCTCGGCCCGGCCGGAGGCCGATGCCGAGATCATCGCCATGGCCGTGGCCGGACTGGAAGCCGCCGGCCTGCCGCGCGGCTCGGCCGTGCTGCGGATCAACAATCGCAAGCTGCTCAACGGCCTTCTGACCTCGGCCGGGGTCGAGACCGGCGGCCAGAAGCTGGCCGTGCTGCGCGCTGTCGACAAGCTGGACCGGCTGGGCGTCGAGGGCGTGCGCCTGCTGCTGGGCGAGGGCCGACTGGATGAGAGCGGCGCCTTCACCAAGGGCGCGGGCCTGGTCGGCAAGGCCATCGATGCGGTGCTCGACTTCGTCCAGGCCGGCTCCGGCGGACGCAGCGAGACCCTGAGCAAGATCGCCAATGTCATCGGCGGCTCGGCCGAGGGCGACGAGGGCCTGAACGAGCTGGCCCTGATCGATGCGGCCCTGAAGAGCCTGGGCGTCGCGGACGACCAGGCGATGTTCGAGCCGTCGATCGTCCGGGGGCTGGAATACTATACCGGCGCGGTGTTCGAGGCCGAGCTGCTGCTGTCGACCACCGACGAGAAGGGCAACAAGGTCTCGTTCGGCTCGATCGGCGGCGGCGGACGCTATGACGACCTGATCGCCCGCTTCACCGGCCAGCCCGTGCCGGCCACGGGCTTTTCGTTCGGCGTCTCGCGTCTGGCCTCAGCCCTGCGGGCGGCGGGTCGCGAGCCCGGCGGCACGGCGCGCGGGCCGGTGGTGATCATCAATTTTGACCAGGCCCATATGGGCGAGTACTTCGCGGTCGCCGCCGACCTGCGCAATGCCGGCATACCGGCCGAGGTCTATCTGGGCACCTCCGGCATGCGGCCGCAGATGAAATATGCCGACCGCCGGATGTCGCCGGCCGCCATCATGCTGGGCGGCGACGAGATCGCGGCCGGCACGGTGACGATCAAGGACCTGGACCTGGGCCGGGAACTGGCCTCGGGCGTGGCCGACAATGCCGCCTGGAAGGCCGAGCGTCCGGGCCAGCAGACCCTGCCGCGCGGCGAGCTGGTCGCCGCCGTCCGCAAGATCCTGGAGGGCTAGGCCATGAGGCTTGAACCCTCCCTTCCGGCCGAAGTCCTGGCCGCCATCCGTGCGCCCTTTGCCGGGGCCGGCGCGGTCCTGACCGACGCCCCGGTGCTGCAGCCCCTGGGCCTGCTGCTCGACCTGGCCGGCGAGGCCATGCGCGCGCGGCTGTTTGTGGTGTCCGGCGACGGCGGCGAGGAGGCCTGTCTGCGGCCCGACTTCACCGTGGCCATTGCCCGCGAGCACCTGGCCTCCGATCGGGCCTCGGGCCGCTATCTCTATGAGGGCAAGGCCTTCCGGGTGGCCCCGCGCGGCAGCGACCGGGCCGAGGAGTTCCTGCAGATCGGGGTCGAGGCCTTCGAGGCCGGAGATCCGGTGGCCGCCGATGCCGAGATTGCCGCCCTGGCCTGGGCCGCCGCCGCTGCCGGTGGCCGGGCGGACCTGACCCTGGTGCTGGGCGATGTCGGCCTGTTCGCGGCCTTTGTGGACACACTCGATCTGGCCGCGCCCCTGGCGGCTCGCCTGAAGCGGGCCTTTACCCGGCCGCGCCAGCTGAAGCTGGAACTGGAGGGCGGCGCGGCCGCCGGACCGGCGGGAAGCGACGACCAGGGCCGGATCGCCGCCCTGCTGGCCGGCCTGCCCGAGGGCGAGGCCGCCGCCGTGCTGCAGGAACTGTGGTCCCTGGCTGGGATCGAGCCGGTCGGCGGCCGCAAGCCGGCCGAGATCGCCCACCGTCTGGTCGAGCGGGCCGAGGCGGCGCGGGCCGGTCGTCTGTCTACTGAGCAGATTGAGGTCGTGCGGGCCTTCCTGGCGGTCAGTGATCGTCCGGATGTGGCCCTGGAGGCCATTGCCGCCCTGGCGGGGCCCCGGCGCGGCGCGCTCGAGCTCGCCCTGGCGGGCTGGCGGGCACGTCTGGCCGGCCTGATCGCCCGGGGTGTGCCCGAGGATCGCCTGGTCCTGACCGCCGCCTTCGGCCGGGCCTTCGGCTATTATGACGGCTATCTGTTCGAGGTGCGCAGCGCCGCCCTCGGCGACGAGCGTCCGGTGGCGGCCGGTGGTCGCTATGACGGCCTGCCGGCCCGGCTGGGCGCGGCCAGAACCACAGGCGCGGTGGGCTGCATGGTCCGTCCGGCCCGAGCCTATGCGGGAGGCGGCGAATGACGGCTCAGATGATCTTCGCCATCCCCTCCAAGGGGCGCCTGAAAGAACAGGTCGAGGCCTGGCTTTCCGAATGCGGCTTCAAGCTGGAAATGACCGGCGGTTCGCGCGGCTATTCGGCCGAGCTTTCGGGCCTGCCGGGCGTCTCGGTGCGCCTGCTGTCGGCCGGTGACATCGCCGCCGGCCTCGATGCGGGCGAGCTGCACCTTGGGGTCACCGGCGAGGACCTGCTGCGCGAGCGCGGCGACGACATGGACAGCCGGGTGATGTTGCTGCGGGCCCTGGGCTTTGGCCGCGCCGACCTTGTGGTTACGGCTCCCAAGAGCTGGCTCGATGTCGACACCATGGCCGATATCGATGCGGTCGGACACGCCCATTTGGCCCGCACAGGCCGCCGCCTGCGGGTGGCGACCAAATATGTCACCCAGACCCGGGCCTTCTTCGCCCGCCACGGGGTGGCCGACTATCGCATCGTCGAGAGCAGCGGCGCCACCGAGGGGGCCCCGGCCGCCGGGGCGGCAGAGCTGGTCGTCGACATCACCACCACCGGGGCGACCCTGGCGGCCAATGGCCTGAAGATCCTGGCCGACGGGGTGATCCTGAAAAGCCAGGCCCAGCTGACCGCCTCGCTGATCGCCGACTGGTCGCCTGTCCAGCTGGCCTCGCTGCAGAGGCTGCTGGCGGTGGTCGAGGCCAAGGGCCGGGCCCGCACCCTGGCTACCCTGGTCTGGCCCGCCGAGCAGGACGGGGTCGCCCAGACCGCCGTCGCCGGCTTCGTCGCCCGGGGCGGCTCTCGCCGCGCCAATGGCGCCCTGCTGGCCACGGCCGACCTGTTCGACGCCGCCGCGGCCCTGGCCCAGGCCGGAGTCGAGCCGGTCACCGTCTCGCGTCCCGACTATGTGTTCGAGTCGCGGTCGCTGGTGCTGGACCAGCTCGCGGCTCGCCTGGCCGGTAATATTTGACTCTAATGTCAAAAATATTCTGAGAGAACAGTGATAAGTTTGACTGCCGCGTCCAAACTACAGCTTGGCCGTCAAAAAAACGTCCAGCCCGTTACAGAAATGGGTTTGGTTGCGTTGACACCACCCCATTTATGACGTTTCTACAGCCTGCAAGGAAGAACAGAGCCCATCAGAGAGCTCCCTTCCTTCGGCGTTTCGGGGAGGAAACGCCCGCCTAGATCGAATGATCGAGAAATAGCCAGCCCGTCGCGATTATCCCCCGCGGCGGGTTTGGTGTATCTGGGCCCTGCTTCAAAAATTTGACGCGCAAGTCAAAATGTCGTCGGCTCCTGGCCACGGATCTGGCCGCGACTCTTCAGTGCCTTGCGGTCCTGGCCCCCGGGCGGAGATGATCGATGCGCAGCCGAACCGGCCGCCCGTCGATTCGCCCGCATCCGATCCGGAGGGAGCCTGTTGAACCCCTTGGCCCTGCTGATGCCGGCCCTGATCCCGTCCTGGAACTTCTTTGACGTGATCGCGCCCTCGCCGCGCATCGAATATGCCCTGAGGCCTTCGTCCGCCGTGCCGGAAGACGGCTGGCGCGAGTTCCGGCCCCGGCCAGAGCGCCTGACCGTCGCCGAACGGCTGCGGCGGCTGGTCTGGAATCCGCGCTGGAACGAGACCCTGTTCCTGGTCAGCTGCGCTGAGCGGCTGATCCAGGCTCCGACCGACCA of the Caulobacter henricii genome contains:
- the hisS gene encoding histidine--tRNA ligase, which translates into the protein MTDPVKTDEAQTFRPEARAPRGFADKRARDLRAERAILEAVSKVYERHGFEALDTGAFEYADALGKFLPDSDRPNEGVFALQDDDDQWMALRYDLTAPLARFAAQTWETLPKPFRRYAYGPVWRNEKPGPGRFREFIQCDADTVGSARPEADAEIIAMAVAGLEAAGLPRGSAVLRINNRKLLNGLLTSAGVETGGQKLAVLRAVDKLDRLGVEGVRLLLGEGRLDESGAFTKGAGLVGKAIDAVLDFVQAGSGGRSETLSKIANVIGGSAEGDEGLNELALIDAALKSLGVADDQAMFEPSIVRGLEYYTGAVFEAELLLSTTDEKGNKVSFGSIGGGGRYDDLIARFTGQPVPATGFSFGVSRLASALRAAGREPGGTARGPVVIINFDQAHMGEYFAVAADLRNAGIPAEVYLGTSGMRPQMKYADRRMSPAAIMLGGDEIAAGTVTIKDLDLGRELASGVADNAAWKAERPGQQTLPRGELVAAVRKILEG
- a CDS encoding ATP phosphoribosyltransferase regulatory subunit, which gives rise to MRLEPSLPAEVLAAIRAPFAGAGAVLTDAPVLQPLGLLLDLAGEAMRARLFVVSGDGGEEACLRPDFTVAIAREHLASDRASGRYLYEGKAFRVAPRGSDRAEEFLQIGVEAFEAGDPVAADAEIAALAWAAAAAGGRADLTLVLGDVGLFAAFVDTLDLAAPLAARLKRAFTRPRQLKLELEGGAAAGPAGSDDQGRIAALLAGLPEGEAAAVLQELWSLAGIEPVGGRKPAEIAHRLVERAEAARAGRLSTEQIEVVRAFLAVSDRPDVALEAIAALAGPRRGALELALAGWRARLAGLIARGVPEDRLVLTAAFGRAFGYYDGYLFEVRSAALGDERPVAAGGRYDGLPARLGAARTTGAVGCMVRPARAYAGGGE
- the hisG gene encoding ATP phosphoribosyltransferase is translated as MTAQMIFAIPSKGRLKEQVEAWLSECGFKLEMTGGSRGYSAELSGLPGVSVRLLSAGDIAAGLDAGELHLGVTGEDLLRERGDDMDSRVMLLRALGFGRADLVVTAPKSWLDVDTMADIDAVGHAHLARTGRRLRVATKYVTQTRAFFARHGVADYRIVESSGATEGAPAAGAAELVVDITTTGATLAANGLKILADGVILKSQAQLTASLIADWSPVQLASLQRLLAVVEAKGRARTLATLVWPAEQDGVAQTAVAGFVARGGSRRANGALLATADLFDAAAALAQAGVEPVTVSRPDYVFESRSLVLDQLAARLAGNI